A stretch of DNA from Mycolicibacterium celeriflavum:
ACGCGAACCGTTGCTTGAGCAAATACGCCGAACGGGTGCAGAACCTCGGGTGTCGGCGCAGCCGGATAAGGGGCAACCATGAAATCCAAGATAGCTCAGCTGTCCCAAAATTGGGAGACGCATCCCAAAACTGTGACGCCAGTGTCAATTAAGGCAAGCATGGCCGGTTTGCGGGTGCCATCGCTCAAACCGGGAACTTACGTTAGAGTAAGTGGATGCCACGGACCGACGAGAACGGCAGACAGCTAAAAGCTCTGCTGGACTATCTCCTCGACGGAGATGTCGAGGCGAAGGACATCTACGACGCTCTCGGCACCTCGAGCAGCACCTACTACCGTCGCATCAAAGAAGCCGACTATCCGGATGCAGAGGAATTGCGTCGGGTGGCCGACCGGTTCGGCCTCAGCTACCCCGACCTTCAGGTCCGGTTCGGGCTGATGACGAGGCAGGAAGTCCTGCGCTACGTCGAATCGCTATCGGTGTCGGGCAGCTCGCAGACCGCGCTGCGGGAGGCGATCCGGACGCGCACCCGTGCGCCGAAGCTCTCGGAGCTGCGGCCGCGCAGTGACGCTCCACCCCTATAGCCGTACAATTTGCCGAGTATCACAGCGGCTCGAAGGCAACGTCCATGGCTTTGGCGACACTCATCGCGATCACGCTTTGCTGCATCGCGTGGAGTCTGTGGATTCGCCGTGTCACCTGGTCATCTCGCTGGGAGGTCGCGGCTACCCTCAACATCGCGCTGCAGGGCATGGCGGTGCTGCTCATGTCGCCCTGGGCGTCGGAGACGCTCGGTGTCGCGCTGCACGCGCTGACCGGAAAATGGAACCTCGAGGACTTCATCGG
This window harbors:
- a CDS encoding DNA-binding protein — encoded protein: MPRTDENGRQLKALLDYLLDGDVEAKDIYDALGTSSSTYYRRIKEADYPDAEELRRVADRFGLSYPDLQVRFGLMTRQEVLRYVESLSVSGSSQTALREAIRTRTRAPKLSELRPRSDAPPL